The following proteins are encoded in a genomic region of Spirosoma sp. SC4-14:
- a CDS encoding NAD kinase encodes MKIAIHGRNFPEKARPYIQSMFDELAKRQVEVVLSHVYREFLDSAAVSHNSEATYQTDQGISDVDFIFSLGGDGTLLDAVTHVGPQQIPIVGINIGRLGFLATVAPSSIRLMIDALFNEQYSIDERVLVGVRSNPDIFGNLPFGLNDFTITRTQTSSMITVHTYLDGEFLNSYWADGIIISTPSGSTGYSLSCGGPVLLPQTNNFIITPISPHNLNVRPMIVMDTCQLAFEVESRSGNFLAALDSRSFTVEVSARISVQKEAFKARLVKLSDDNFLNTLRSKLNWGWDIRN; translated from the coding sequence ATGAAAATCGCCATTCACGGGCGCAACTTTCCCGAGAAAGCCCGGCCGTATATTCAATCTATGTTTGACGAGCTGGCTAAACGTCAGGTCGAAGTTGTTCTCTCTCATGTTTACCGCGAATTCTTAGATAGTGCTGCCGTTTCCCACAACAGCGAAGCCACCTATCAAACCGATCAGGGTATCTCTGACGTTGATTTTATTTTCAGTTTAGGGGGAGATGGCACGCTGCTGGATGCTGTCACTCACGTGGGACCTCAACAAATCCCGATAGTAGGCATCAATATTGGCCGACTAGGTTTTTTGGCTACAGTTGCCCCATCGTCTATTCGGCTGATGATTGACGCGCTCTTTAATGAGCAGTACAGCATCGACGAACGCGTACTGGTTGGGGTTCGATCTAATCCGGATATTTTTGGTAATCTGCCTTTTGGCCTCAATGATTTTACCATTACCCGTACACAAACCTCGTCGATGATAACGGTACACACCTATCTCGATGGCGAGTTTCTGAACTCCTACTGGGCCGATGGTATAATTATTTCGACTCCTTCTGGCTCTACCGGTTATTCGTTAAGCTGCGGTGGACCCGTTTTGCTGCCCCAAACGAATAATTTTATCATTACGCCCATTAGCCCACACAACCTGAATGTGCGGCCCATGATTGTGATGGATACCTGCCAACTGGCGTTTGAAGTTGAAAGTCGCAGCGGAAATTTTCTGGCAGCCCTCGATTCCCGCTCCTTTACGGTGGAGGTATCGGCCCGGATCAGCGTTCAGAAAGAAGCCTTCAAGGCCCGACTGGTGAAACTCAGCGACGATAACTTCCTGAACACCCTTCGGAGTAAGTTAAATTGGGGCTGGGACATCAGAAATTAA
- a CDS encoding DUF6089 family protein gives MKRYHYLAAGVLTGVCLLSGVSDSEAQRRPNTKFVPYSSVSFGVGSSHYYGDLAGYRQFIKATYIMPRWNVGLGYTRQFTPHFAARASFTWARIAGDDYTFNKGSINKSNENLVQYTRNLHFRNDLKEFAISGIYNFVADGRNSNVRAKLTPYVFGGIALLAHSPEARTPAPPDNGDYDPQKWVKLQPLHTEGQGQPGYDKPYSLVTASIPVGFGLRYRLNENFNLGFEIGYRYTFTDYLDDVGGPYADPAVLTGLATKMADRRQQQFAARYNNPPDRYQVLKDMYNAGGDSQTSVLAAINSPTRGSASNILGFLKDGYMLTSFQIHYIIPGKIKCPPIK, from the coding sequence ATGAAGCGATACCATTATCTGGCAGCGGGTGTTCTGACAGGAGTATGTTTACTCAGCGGTGTGTCAGACAGTGAGGCCCAACGACGGCCGAACACCAAATTTGTTCCCTATTCGTCAGTGAGTTTTGGCGTTGGTTCATCCCACTACTATGGCGATTTGGCCGGTTACCGGCAGTTTATTAAAGCTACCTACATTATGCCGCGCTGGAATGTTGGCCTGGGGTATACCCGGCAATTTACTCCTCATTTTGCGGCAAGAGCCTCCTTTACCTGGGCCCGAATTGCGGGCGACGATTATACCTTCAATAAGGGCAGCATAAATAAGAGCAACGAAAACCTGGTTCAATACACCCGAAATCTACATTTTCGGAATGACCTTAAGGAATTTGCCATTTCTGGGATTTATAACTTTGTAGCCGATGGGCGAAACTCAAACGTGCGGGCTAAACTAACGCCATACGTTTTTGGCGGAATTGCCTTGCTGGCACATAGTCCCGAAGCGCGGACTCCAGCTCCGCCTGACAATGGCGATTACGATCCTCAAAAATGGGTTAAATTACAGCCATTGCATACCGAAGGGCAGGGGCAGCCAGGATACGACAAACCGTATTCTCTCGTTACGGCATCGATTCCGGTTGGCTTCGGGCTTCGGTATCGGTTAAATGAAAACTTTAATCTTGGCTTTGAAATAGGTTATCGCTATACCTTTACAGATTATCTGGATGATGTAGGCGGACCCTATGCTGATCCGGCGGTGTTAACCGGGCTAGCAACGAAAATGGCCGATCGTCGGCAACAGCAGTTTGCCGCTCGTTACAATAATCCTCCCGATCGCTACCAGGTCCTAAAAGATATGTACAATGCCGGGGGCGATAGTCAGACATCAGTTCTGGCCGCTATAAACTCGCCAACTCGTGGGTCAGCAAGCAATATCCTGGGCTTTTTGAAAGACGGCTATATGCTGACGAGTTTTCAAATTCATTATATTATTCCGGGTAAAATTAAATGTCCGCCCATTAAATAA
- a CDS encoding DUF6089 family protein, whose product MRKAHISTARLLLVGLFISFGASAQKMEVGGGLGGMLYKGDVSPHLNPRFYRPAANMFFRYNATRSFSLRAGLAIGSFQADDKFSNDPLQQARDFSFRSTTSEATVDMEYNFLNYKQTPKVKNWTPYVFAGLGLYSYTNHVVKARALLNFPLGVGVKYEIKRPWSVGIEFGTRFTNNDYLDGLGERTFGVTTNKLAQGNPALNDSYTYTAITVSYTFYTIFCP is encoded by the coding sequence GTGAGGAAAGCCCATATCTCTACGGCCCGACTGCTGCTAGTCGGGCTTTTTATCAGCTTCGGTGCCAGTGCCCAGAAGATGGAAGTCGGTGGTGGGTTAGGGGGGATGCTCTATAAAGGAGATGTCTCTCCTCATCTGAACCCTCGCTTTTATCGTCCGGCAGCTAATATGTTTTTTCGTTATAATGCTACCCGATCGTTTTCGCTGCGGGCAGGCCTTGCTATTGGGAGCTTTCAGGCCGACGACAAATTTAGTAATGATCCCCTGCAGCAGGCACGCGATTTCTCATTCAGGAGCACTACCAGCGAAGCTACGGTTGATATGGAGTATAACTTTCTTAACTATAAGCAGACACCTAAAGTTAAAAACTGGACTCCCTATGTTTTTGCGGGCCTGGGTTTGTATAGTTACACCAATCATGTCGTTAAAGCACGCGCCCTGCTTAATTTTCCACTTGGTGTAGGAGTCAAATACGAGATCAAACGCCCCTGGAGCGTCGGGATTGAATTTGGTACCCGATTTACGAATAATGACTACCTCGATGGCCTCGGCGAGCGAACTTTTGGGGTAACAACCAATAAACTGGCCCAGGGGAATCCGGCCCTGAACGACAGTTATACATATACTGCTATTACGGTCAGCTACACCTTCTATACGATTTTTTGCCCATAA
- a CDS encoding phytanoyl-CoA dioxygenase family protein, with the protein MDTQTTMTPTMIPNNAHKEIPGNPSTATSSKIKLNDRSNGAPLRVLSEADWKFWQENGYIVIKQAVPKENAERLAKLLWEFEEKDPADPETWYAPARAEMKMKELTNSGMVELYNHQYEWDNRQYPRIYNAFVDIWGTEKLWVTIDRANLNFPVRPGHEFKGFIHWDYDPETKPQNVQGVLALADQTDENMGGFQCIPELYRTYDTWKLTQPADRDHFKPDVTGFELVKVKMEAGDLLIFNSTQPHGIRPNLSKDKVRIAQYISMMPAEEDNEALRQWRITSWRERQAPEGYAFPGDPRNWEKTRYQTATLTELGEKLLGLKKWD; encoded by the coding sequence ATGGATACGCAGACAACCATGACTCCAACCATGATTCCCAACAATGCTCATAAAGAGATACCAGGCAATCCGTCAACTGCTACAAGCAGCAAAATAAAGCTCAACGATCGGTCGAATGGCGCGCCCTTACGGGTATTGTCGGAAGCCGACTGGAAATTCTGGCAGGAAAACGGCTACATTGTCATTAAACAGGCCGTCCCTAAAGAAAATGCAGAACGGCTGGCTAAACTGCTATGGGAGTTCGAAGAAAAAGACCCAGCCGATCCTGAAACCTGGTATGCCCCCGCCCGCGCCGAAATGAAGATGAAAGAGCTTACGAACAGCGGCATGGTAGAGCTTTATAATCACCAGTATGAGTGGGATAACCGGCAATATCCGCGCATTTATAATGCCTTCGTCGACATTTGGGGCACCGAAAAGCTTTGGGTGACTATTGACCGAGCAAATCTGAATTTTCCGGTTCGGCCGGGGCATGAGTTTAAAGGATTTATCCATTGGGATTATGACCCGGAAACAAAACCACAGAATGTTCAGGGTGTTCTGGCGCTGGCCGACCAGACCGACGAGAATATGGGAGGTTTCCAGTGTATTCCAGAGCTATACCGCACTTACGATACGTGGAAATTAACCCAACCCGCCGACCGCGATCATTTCAAACCCGATGTTACGGGCTTTGAGCTGGTAAAAGTGAAGATGGAAGCGGGCGATCTGCTGATTTTTAACAGCACACAGCCACACGGCATACGGCCTAATCTATCGAAAGATAAAGTTCGGATTGCTCAGTATATTTCTATGATGCCCGCCGAAGAAGACAACGAAGCCCTGCGGCAGTGGCGCATCACCTCCTGGCGCGAACGGCAGGCACCCGAAGGCTATGCGTTCCCTGGCGACCCTCGCAATTGGGAAAAAACCCGCTACCAAACCGCTACCCTCACCGAACTGGGCGAGAAACTGCTGGGGTTGAAGAAGTGGGATTGA
- a CDS encoding AraC family transcriptional regulator, with protein sequence MKVKREEISPDLNSSFHILLTPHLNEVFLWHYHPEYEIVYITGASGTRHVGDHISRYEGSDLVFIGPNIPHLNFDYGVKTDHRKVVVQMKEDFLGPHFLQIPEFSDIAQLFELARHGISFHGETKRVVGEKLEQLVESSHFDRLMSLLNIFQYLATSTEMTLLDGKPIENQYNLKEQQRLKLVHRYIEENFQRKIDIQEMAARVNLTEAAFCRYFKKMTRLTFTQFVNQYRINQAQKLLLLDYNVTEACFASGFESVSYFNKTFRKITGENPMQFKKRHIDQ encoded by the coding sequence ATGAAAGTTAAACGGGAGGAAATCAGTCCTGATCTGAACAGCTCATTTCATATTCTGCTGACTCCGCATCTCAACGAGGTCTTTCTTTGGCACTATCATCCAGAATATGAGATCGTCTATATTACGGGAGCGAGCGGAACCCGGCACGTTGGCGATCATATCTCACGTTACGAAGGCAGCGATCTTGTCTTTATTGGCCCTAATATTCCGCATCTCAATTTCGATTATGGCGTGAAGACCGATCATCGGAAAGTAGTGGTTCAGATGAAAGAAGATTTTTTAGGACCGCATTTTTTGCAGATTCCAGAGTTTTCGGACATTGCTCAATTGTTTGAACTGGCCCGGCACGGGATCTCATTTCATGGAGAAACCAAACGTGTTGTGGGCGAAAAGCTTGAGCAGCTCGTGGAATCGTCGCATTTTGACCGACTGATGAGCTTACTAAACATTTTTCAGTACCTGGCTACGAGTACCGAAATGACGCTACTCGACGGAAAGCCCATTGAAAATCAATATAATCTGAAAGAGCAACAACGACTGAAGCTGGTTCACCGGTACATAGAGGAAAATTTTCAACGGAAGATCGACATACAGGAAATGGCAGCTCGCGTGAACCTCACCGAAGCGGCATTCTGTCGATACTTTAAAAAAATGACCCGATTAACGTTTACACAATTTGTGAATCAGTATCGGATAAATCAGGCACAAAAATTACTGCTGCTCGATTATAATGTAACAGAAGCCTGCTTCGCCAGTGGTTTTGAGAGTGTTTCGTATTTTAACAAAACATTCCGAAAAATAACCGGTGAGAATCCAATGCAGTTTAAAAAAAGGCATATCGACCAATAA
- a CDS encoding M23 family metallopeptidase, whose amino-acid sequence MRIAGLIAAVLLGGINEASSQVITNYSDEPTLYDYCQQYQILYTKIREQTITPDSARLEFSGIMKGLKERFLSSETIPSDSLQRDSLYRSGTYFSFPIRGYTATAIGGSHGEGYRGNGFDLFDYNVRGSHPAQDIFVVDRNQDNIDDRTGEPVEVLAMSSGLVLAIETDWHPGSEYRGGNWIWVYDPILHGLFYYAHNNKVLVTPGQWVQAGQKLAEMGRSGFNAYKARSPTHLHLMYLQIQPNGLPLPLNTYQWLLTAQLSK is encoded by the coding sequence ATGCGAATAGCAGGTTTGATAGCGGCAGTGCTGCTGGGCGGAATTAATGAAGCATCATCGCAGGTGATTACCAACTATTCGGATGAGCCTACGCTTTACGATTACTGCCAGCAATATCAGATACTATATACCAAAATTCGGGAGCAGACCATAACGCCGGATTCGGCCCGACTCGAATTCAGTGGTATCATGAAAGGCTTGAAAGAGCGCTTTCTGAGCTCGGAAACTATTCCGAGCGATAGCCTGCAACGGGATAGCTTGTACCGGTCCGGAACCTATTTTTCGTTTCCGATTCGTGGCTATACAGCAACCGCTATTGGTGGTTCACATGGCGAAGGCTATCGGGGCAATGGCTTCGACCTGTTCGATTATAATGTAAGAGGAAGTCATCCGGCTCAGGATATTTTTGTGGTTGACCGGAATCAGGATAATATTGACGACCGTACGGGCGAGCCGGTCGAAGTGCTGGCCATGAGCAGCGGACTTGTGTTAGCTATTGAAACCGACTGGCATCCTGGTTCCGAATACCGGGGGGGCAATTGGATTTGGGTGTATGACCCAATTTTGCATGGTCTGTTTTATTATGCCCATAACAATAAGGTGCTGGTTACTCCGGGCCAATGGGTGCAGGCCGGGCAGAAACTTGCCGAAATGGGACGATCGGGGTTTAATGCCTACAAGGCCCGGTCGCCAACACACCTGCACCTGATGTATCTTCAGATTCAACCCAATGGACTGCCCCTGCCCCTAAATACCTACCAGTGGCTACTAACAGCCCAATTGTCAAAATAA
- a CDS encoding HD domain-containing protein: MNFSDTLHKNPVFDLIAREASRLGVRAYVIGGFVRDLILNRPSKDIDVVCIGSGIALAEAVGRTLHTNVSVFENFGTAMLRTSHDRTSSDDWEVEFVGARKESYRSDSRKPIVEDGTLEDDQNRRDFTINAMGISLNRDDYGDLVDPFDGLKDIKRKLIRTPLDPDITFSDDPLRMMRAIRFASQLNFDIEPDTFDAIVRMNERISIVSRERVTDELNKIILSPTPSYGFKLLYHAGLLDRIFPELIALKGVETIEGKGHKDNFYHTLQVLDNIANRADQSELLRQNELWLRWAALLHDIAKPATKRFDAKVGWTFHGHEDMGARWVPGIFRTMKLPLNEHMRFVQKLVRLHLRPIALTKEQITDSALRRLLVEAGEDLDGLMALCRADITSKNYEKVQKHLRNFDRVERKLHDLEERDKLRNFQPVITGELIMETFNLPPSKEIGEIKSIVREAILDGVVPNNLEAAFPFMLEEGHKRGLTPVKTLPELNLNTESTESEKSA, translated from the coding sequence ATGAATTTCAGCGACACTTTACATAAAAATCCAGTTTTTGACCTTATTGCCCGTGAGGCTAGTCGGCTTGGCGTGCGAGCTTATGTCATTGGTGGATTTGTGCGCGATCTGATCCTCAATCGTCCGTCAAAAGATATTGATGTTGTTTGCATAGGTAGTGGTATTGCACTAGCCGAAGCCGTTGGGCGTACGCTACATACCAACGTATCCGTATTTGAAAACTTCGGAACAGCCATGCTCCGGACTTCGCACGACCGTACGAGTAGCGATGACTGGGAAGTAGAGTTTGTGGGTGCCCGTAAAGAATCCTATCGCAGCGATTCGCGCAAGCCCATTGTGGAAGACGGTACGCTCGAAGATGATCAGAACCGGCGCGATTTCACCATTAATGCAATGGGTATTAGCCTGAATCGCGATGATTATGGCGACCTGGTTGACCCGTTCGATGGATTGAAAGACATCAAACGCAAACTGATTCGGACGCCCCTCGATCCAGACATTACGTTCTCCGACGATCCATTACGGATGATGCGGGCCATTCGGTTTGCCTCTCAGTTAAACTTCGATATTGAACCCGATACGTTTGATGCCATTGTGCGCATGAACGAACGGATCAGCATTGTGTCGCGCGAGCGGGTAACTGACGAACTGAACAAAATTATTCTGTCGCCAACGCCCTCCTATGGTTTCAAGCTACTGTATCATGCGGGTTTACTGGATCGTATTTTCCCCGAACTGATTGCCCTGAAGGGTGTCGAAACCATTGAAGGGAAAGGGCATAAAGATAATTTTTATCATACCCTGCAAGTGCTCGACAACATCGCCAATCGCGCCGACCAGTCGGAACTATTGCGACAGAATGAACTCTGGTTGCGTTGGGCAGCCCTTTTACACGACATTGCCAAACCTGCCACAAAACGATTTGATGCAAAAGTTGGCTGGACATTCCATGGTCACGAAGATATGGGAGCGCGTTGGGTTCCGGGTATTTTCAGAACCATGAAGCTGCCGCTAAACGAGCATATGCGTTTTGTTCAGAAACTCGTTCGGCTGCACCTTCGCCCTATTGCGTTAACTAAAGAGCAAATTACCGATTCGGCGCTCCGTCGTTTGTTGGTTGAAGCAGGCGAAGATCTGGACGGCCTGATGGCTCTCTGCCGGGCCGATATCACCTCGAAAAACTACGAAAAAGTGCAGAAACACCTGCGCAATTTCGACCGCGTCGAACGAAAATTACATGATCTTGAAGAACGCGACAAACTCCGTAATTTTCAGCCAGTTATCACGGGCGAGCTAATTATGGAAACCTTCAACTTACCCCCCTCAAAAGAAATAGGTGAAATCAAATCTATTGTTCGGGAGGCAATTCTGGATGGTGTAGTGCCCAATAACCTTGAAGCGGCTTTTCCGTTTATGCTTGAAGAGGGACACAAACGGGGCCTGACACCAGTTAAAACCCTGCCGGAGCTCAATCTAAATACGGAATCAACTGAATCTGAAAAATCTGCTTAA